A segment of the Gossypium hirsutum isolate 1008001.06 chromosome D10, Gossypium_hirsutum_v2.1, whole genome shotgun sequence genome:
TGATTTCTTCTCCCTACATGTGTGTTTTATATATGGGATAACATAAAATTCTGGCTTAAGCTGTAGTATTAGCATTGataatttgattttgattgggACATAAACATGAACAAGGAAGTGACCTGTCTAAGTAGAACCAAACATTTCTTTTACTTGACATTAATTTCAAATTCCATCCTTAAATAACCTTATCTTTATCCTTAAAAAAATCATTACAGaagcaaaatttaaaaattttcttaagcaATACTAAAGCAAGTGAATGATTCATGCCATTTCCCATTTTTACAAATATTAAGGAGGGTCTTTACTCTTTAGCCTTGAGGTTGCAAATATTATATATAGTTTGCCATTTCTAAACCCACTTTGTCAATCTTTTCCACCGTTAACAATAGATATTCAATGCCATATGGTAGGTTTGACTTGCCTTTACTTACTCTTTGGACCATTAGTCGGGACCACTAGAGACAATTAAAGGGACATCTAATGTTGCAAACTTCTATTCTAACATCCATGCATTAACCTGGTACTAAActgtaatattttaaaacttattaaataCTAAAACAAAACGCAggtattaaaatggaaaaaactttaagtaccaaattgaatatcGAACTTAAATTCAAGTATGAAATAGGATATTAACCTTATAAGAAAAAGGGAATGACCATTTTCGTAATTAACATAAAATTACAAGGTCAATTAGGTATGGTGCGTATAAATCACGCGAGGGTTTTCTTTCCCATTTCCTTTGTAGTGCCCAATAATAAAGCCGGGAACGTATGTTTTAACACAGAGTTTGGCAAGCGAGAGAAACAAAATCCGAAGGGAATCCCAATTTCTTCGCTTTTCATCTTCTCTCGCTTCCATTTCTCCGTTTTTCCCCCTCCGGCAATGGCTATCGATTCTGATTCTTTCAAACAATCACTTCTCCCTAGCTTCCTTTACTCTTCTGCTCCCAACTCATTCTCTCTGGATCGACTCCTCAACGCCAACAGCCCTGCTTTCTCTGCTTCACGCTCCACTATACCCGGTGCCCCCGCGGCCTCTTCCTCGCCGTCGATCAAGGCGAGAACTTTCATGATCCCCTCCCCCAATGAGCCCGGGAAGAAGATTGAGATGTATTCGCCTCAGTTCTACGCTGCTTGTACCTTTGGCGGTATCCTTAGCTGTGGTCTCACTCACATGGCCGTTACTCCTCTTGACCTCGTCAAGTGTAATATGCAGGTTTACAGATCTggctctcttcttttttttatccTTCTATTGTTTATTTTTGCTAGTTTTTTAAGATTAGATCTGAGATAAGCTTGTTGTTCGCTTGAGAAATTTGATTGACAAGTTGTTTGCTTATGAGATCCGTGCCTACTTTTTACTGCTTCAGTTCCAGAACTAAAATCACTGTCTGTCGGTTTTATTGATGATCAAGGCTTCTGTCCCTTCGACTTTGGTACCTTGTATTTCAAGTTTTGCTTTTTAGGATGTCATTTATAGGAAAACGGAACTATTTAGGAGTATAACTTCGGTTGCaattgagatttgatttttttttttggttcaaatCTCTCAATTGTTAACTTGTGTTAGATCCTTGTTGTTGGAAAGTCTGGTTGTGGAGAAGGAATGGAGGTCCATACGGTGGATGAGAGGTAGTAGGATTAGTGTTTATGTGCTGTGGAAGTGATTTAATGGAGTAACATTATATGAAGTATCTTAGGGAAGAATGTGATGAAATTGGGTTATTTTTATCCTTTAAGATAGGGTCTTGTGTGGGATGCTCAGTGTTGTCGATGGCGCAAGGTGCTAGGTGCTTGAGTTATTAAATTGCCTCAGGCGCAAGTTGCAGAAAAGCACTAGTCTGATTGAAGTAAAGCACAATATGTATGTTGGTTTTCCTGTGTCTATATATGGAGTGGAAGATATAATAAAGTCTAAAGTTGAATACTCAAATATTGAGAAGTATGTAGTTTAAGACTATCCATTTCTTACTAGTAGGTAAGTCTAATGAAAGgaagtgaaattttttttttaaagataactTTATTAAggctttttattcattttttttatgccCATTGCCTTAAAAAAAGCATACTTAGATGGACAAACACCCACCTGATTAAACGGGCTTGCCTGAAAGGGTTTGATTAAATGGACTTGCCCAAAAGGGTTTGATTAAATGGGTCGTTGTTTGTTTAGTGTTAAGGTGCATGCACACCTAAGCCTGCGCTTTCTCAAAACTGGGGAAGCTGCTTGTCATGTAGGGCTTCGATACGTGCTCTTGGATGTGAAGGGAGGATTGCTAATCGGTCCCACTTGGGTCCCAGTGTGATTGGCAAGTGTCTTAAGTGTAATGCCTTGTCTCAAGAGAATCAGCCACTATAATCTTATGATTAGACCTTTACTTAGAAAGGTATCAGATCCTCATTATACTTGGTGTGGGGTTGACCTTCATTTGTTCCAGGTGAGATATCGGGTTTGTCCCTTAGGCGAGGTTTTGGTGGTTTTCAGCCTTTTTAGTCCTAGGTCCAAACATAATTTCCTCGAAATTAATTTTATGCATCATGTTATTTACTGGTACAGTAGTACCTAAACACACTCGTAGTTGTATATCTTTTATTGTTTGTAGACAGATTTCTGAGTTTTACTGGGTAGCTTTGTTAGATGAGTACTTGGTTTTGTTTGTTGCTGTTAATCTAGTTTATTTTCTATTGTAATGTTTAACATTTAAAGCACCTGATGACTTTTTATCCTACATAAGACACAAATTTTATAGAACAGCTAATGTTACTTTCTTGATTTAGTTTTATGTAACCTGTAATTAATAAGGTGAATGATCTAAGTTGATAACATAAGGACTGTTTTGCCAGATTGACCCTGCAAAGTACAAAAGTATCTCATCTGGTTTCGGAGTTCTACTAAAGGAGCAAGGAGTGAGGGGCTTCTTCCGTGGTTGGGTTCCTACCCTTCTTGGTTACAGCGCACAGGGTGCTTGCAAGTTTGGATTCTATGAGTTCTTCAAGAAGTACTATTCTGACCTTGCTGGACCTGAATATTTTGCCAAGTACAAGACTCTCATCTATCTTGCCGGCTCTGCATCTGCTGAGGTGATTGCTGATGTTGCACTTTGCCCCTTTGAGGCAGTCAAGGTCAGGGTTCAAACCCAGCCTGGTTTCGCTAGGGGTCTGTCTGATGGTCTTCCCAAGTTTGTCAGATCTGAAGGTGCTCTCGGGTATGCTCCTATGCGCTatgttaaattttctttttaaataatacaAGGAAACGTCTGCCAGAATGAGCTTCCTAACTATTTCCCTTTGCAGATTGTACAAGGGTATTGTTCCTCTTTGGGGCCGACAGATTCCATGTAAGTTTTCCATGTACGGTTTGCTGAGTACTGCCTTTATTATCATTTATCATTGCTTGGGAACTTGTACTTTCATTTGGTCATGTCTTTTTTCC
Coding sequences within it:
- the LOC107914012 gene encoding mitochondrial phosphate carrier protein 3, mitochondrial gives rise to the protein MVRINHARVFFPISFVVPNNKAGNVCFNTEFGKREKQNPKGIPISSLFIFSRFHFSVFPPPAMAIDSDSFKQSLLPSFLYSSAPNSFSLDRLLNANSPAFSASRSTIPGAPAASSSPSIKARTFMIPSPNEPGKKIEMYSPQFYAACTFGGILSCGLTHMAVTPLDLVKCNMQIDPAKYKSISSGFGVLLKEQGVRGFFRGWVPTLLGYSAQGACKFGFYEFFKKYYSDLAGPEYFAKYKTLIYLAGSASAEVIADVALCPFEAVKVRVQTQPGFARGLSDGLPKFVRSEGALGLYKGIVPLWGRQIPYTMMKFASFETIVEMIYKYGIPTPKEQCSKNLQLGVSFAGGYVAGVFCAIVSHPADNLVSFLNNAKGATVGDAVKKLGLWGLFTRGLPLRIVMIGTLTGAQWGIYDAFKVFVGLPTTGGVAPAPAAVEPAKA